The Candidatus Saccharibacteria bacterium oral taxon 955 DNA segment GCCTTTTTCTTTCGCGATTCAGCCTTTGACTTTGATTGTTTCGCGGTCTTGCTTTCGATAATCTCGTTAGCAATCTCGTCCATCTCCTCAGTGTCCTTCTGGAGTAGGTAGTGTTGCTGAGCGGTAGCAACCAAGTTAGATACGGTGGTATATAGGGCTAGCGCACCTGGCAGATTAATCATGATAAAGAACATCATGATAGGCATAAATTTCACCATATTATTCATCATGGTCGTACTCATTTCACTCGGGTCAGATTCCTTACCAGAGGCGGCCTCAGCCATAATCTCACGAAACTTCTTTGGAGGTTTATTGTTTGTCGGCATTGTCTGCTTGCTCATTATGTACTGGGTCGCCGCCGAGATAAGCGCCAATACAAGAATCGCTATATTGAGCTTATTGTCAGAAAAAGCTGTTTTTGTCAGATCAATAAACCCAAGCATTGTGTGATTAAAGTTATCTGGGTTTTCAATGATCTTCTTTACGGCGTCAATCTGCTTGACGGCATCATAGGCAAAATATGCGACCTTGTCACGATGCAAGACCATCACCTGAATAACTTGATAGAGTCCGATAAGAATTGGTAGCTGAATAAGCAGAATTAAAATTGACCTAAATGGACTAATACCATATTTTTTGTAAAGCTCCATCTGCATAACTGCCTGAAGTTGCTTATCACCCTTCGCCTTATCCTTTATCTTAGCAAGCTCCGGCTGTATCTTGCGCATCATCTTGGTTTGATGAAGCTGTTTTTTGACAAGTGGATAGATTACGATACGAATCAAAATCGTAAATAGAATAATTGCAACACCGAAATCACCACCAGGAATAATGCTATAAAGTAGCATCAGGGCATTAAATATCGGTTTCACGACAATAGTTTCAAACATGTTTACTCCAGCTAAATAGTTTCTCCTAGTATACCACTAGTCAACCTCTGGTGCTACCAGCTAGAGAGCCTTAGCCTGAGAAAGTAAATCGCGAACAGCACTTTGAAGCTCTATATGCTCCGCCGACAACACTTCTCCATTGGTGACGATGATCGCAATATCATAAACACCGTTTAGACGTGGTAATTCGTGACGCATGATTTCATACAGACGACGCCGAATACGATTACGTCCTACAGCAGACTTATGAACCTTTTTACTAACAACAACCGATACACGAGGTAGTTTTCTATATGGGTTGGCGACAATTTTTAGCGTCATCAAACGAGATCGATAGGCGCTGGCGTTTTTATATAAAAAACGCAAACTACCATGGCCGTGAAATCGTAATG contains these protein-coding regions:
- the yidC gene encoding membrane protein insertase YidC; amino-acid sequence: MFETIVVKPIFNALMLLYSIIPGGDFGVAIILFTILIRIVIYPLVKKQLHQTKMMRKIQPELAKIKDKAKGDKQLQAVMQMELYKKYGISPFRSILILLIQLPILIGLYQVIQVMVLHRDKVAYFAYDAVKQIDAVKKIIENPDNFNHTMLGFIDLTKTAFSDNKLNIAILVLALISAATQYIMSKQTMPTNNKPPKKFREIMAEAASGKESDPSEMSTTMMNNMVKFMPIMMFFIMINLPGALALYTTVSNLVATAQQHYLLQKDTEEMDEIANEIIESKTAKQSKSKAESRKKKASEARITRIKAKG
- the rnpA gene encoding ribonuclease P protein component, whose product is MLSASLRFHGHGSLRFLYKNASAYRSRLMTLKIVANPYRKLPRVSVVVSKKVHKSAVGRNRIRRRLYEIMRHELPRLNGVYDIAIIVTNGEVLSAEHIELQSAVRDLLSQAKAL